The genomic segment atgatGCCCTTCAATAGATCTATGGTGCGGCCtcatttgaaatactgtgtagAGTTCTGGCTGACGTATCTCAAGAAGGACATGACAGAGCTGGGGGGGCAACTAAGATGATTCAGGGGGGCTGGAGCGCCTctccaatgaggaaaggctgaagagtttggggcttttcagtttagaaaagagatgaccaagggggggtcatgatagaggtttataaaattatgcaccgggtggagagagtagacaaaggtaacttttcttcctcttcccaaatACTGGAACTAAGGGGCATCCAGTGAGgatgatggacagtagattcaggacagaaaaaagTGGTTAGAATGTgggattcgctgccagaggatgtggtggtggccatAGGCacaaacagctttaaaaggatcggacagattcatggaggatcagtggctcctagccaccatgactaaagagaacctccatgttcagaggcagtcaacccctaaatcccagtgccaggaggcaacctgaggggaaggcctcagcatctatgccctgttgctggccctccagcgGAACTgggtggccattgtgtgagacaggatgctggactagatggaccctcagtggtctgatccagcagggctcttctgatgttcttgtggGGTGGGGCAGTACGTAGCATAGAAATCAAGACCCCTTCAAGGGCTTTGACTGTGtgtgtctctccctctctttctccgtAGTGGCTCCCACCATACCTGCTGCAGGTAAGGATCTCCGTACATCTCCCTCAAtaatgttatttgtttttaatttggtcTGGTATGAAGGAACTCCCTGAAGTTTAAACTGGTTGTACAAAGCCAGTGAGACTTTGCACAGACTTGTGAGTGTTGCCAATGCTTCACATATGGTATCTCTGTCATCCTtccagcagccctgtgaggtaggccagtgATGTTACCCCCTGCACTGTAGATGGAAGATGCGGGTGAGAGTCTTCACTGAGGCTGCATTGTGAGCTCATATCATTAAAAGTGCATTGACCTATATAGGGTTTATTGTTTTAACTGCCAGCATATGGTGCTTTTACTTAAACGCTAAGAAGGTATATTGGTCAAATGGAGGAGGCCCATAAAATGTCTGGTTTGGTAGGGACTGTGGGTGGGAATCTTATCAGATTGCCCAGTTGGTTCGTTTTGGTTTAtgtcctgtttatttatttgttttctacCGCATCTAatgattctctctctcccccacccctttcctgacAGGGCTCCTTAGTTAGTCCAGATGGCTCCAGGTCCCACCAGTGGAAATTCAGTTTCTTCTAcagatcccccctcccaaataatctgtGTTCAGGCAGCGTTTTTGAATGACTGCTGCTAAAACTGCTGTTGGGTACTGCTGGGATTGCTGGAAAGTTCACGATTTGGCAAGATCACCCGCTTACAACAGCTGCTGAAAATAGGCTACAAAAAGAGACACTGATGACTAACTGGAGGGACTTTTTCCAGTTGGGATTTTGTCTAATTAAAAAGAATACTTTAAAGAGATTTGTCTGTGTGAGTTTTAGCGGATTCCGTTAGTCAAGGTCTGGAAGCCTCTCAGCTTAGATTTTATCATACCCCTCCTGCCTGGGAAGAAGAGCTCCTTCCGGACTACGTGGAAGGTGCTGGATGAAGGAGGAGGTTAGGAAGGGTTAAAAGTATGGAAGATAACACACCACGCTCATCCTGGGAATCTTTTTAATTGCACAGTTGGGGGCaggaagaaacacacacacacacccagcctttCGTGGAAAGAGTCCTTTGTCAAAGAACCAGAagctctcacacatacacacacacaaaatgcttcCTCTTTGCCAGGAGCACCCGCTTGGCACCTGACTGAACGCAGCAGAAGTTCTCAGGTTTCGCTTCCCTACActacgcaccccccccccctgcaagccAAGCCCAACATTCGGGAAACTAGAAAAATTGTGGCCAGCGTGCAGCAAACCCAAACTTCTTCCTAAATCTACTTTGGCATTAAGATCGTTTTGATTTGCATCCCGCCCTCACTCCCTGACCAAGAGCCAGGCTCGTCTCTAAactgaacccaaaccctaaccaaaacccaaataaaaATTCTGGCTAAAATGGCAAGCTTATCCAGAGCCAGGGATGACATAAGGTCGAACCGAACTACAACGAAGAACAAAGAACAGGAATGGAGAAAGTAACGATCAAACAACAAGGCAAAGCTAGGAGTCATCCTCTCCAACTAGCGGCAAGAACTGAGGGAAGATGGTTGCTTCCCTCACAGGGTGCCACCTCTGGCGCTGGAGGGAGTGGAGAGCCCTTTTCGGTTCTAGGAAGACAGAAAGTTCTTTCCCAGCTGGCCGGTGCCTGTACAGTCACATCTGGGCCTTTACAGGTTCCAGGACCCATTCAGTCAGGAAAACAGGCCTGCAATGATCCAGAGAGCACAGAGGAGCAAACGCTTCCAACACCGTCCGATCCTGAACTGCATTCAGATTGGAGGCCAAGTTGGAAGGGATCTGGGAGGTTTCAGCCCCCGGCCTCCCGCAAAGAATCTTGCTAAAATGTCACAGCAGGCTGCAGACGTGCCATCATTGGCTGGAGCAAGGGTCGGCATTAAATGCCTTTGaactatttcttttaaaagctcCAGTGAAAACGAGTTTGAAGATTCCTAGTGATTagaatgccagactaggatcttggggtacaaatccccactctgccacagaaggcagCTGGCTCACTTTGGCCCATTCAAGCACTCCcagccagacctacctcacagggttgttgtgagaataaaaagtaGGGGACGGGAGAACAACATAAGCTGTTTTATGCTGGAGAGAAGGGCAGCGCAGACACAGAGGGTGGGAAATATAGCGTGGATATTTGCAAAGGAAACTAAGGTTgtctgtttgtggcaggcatagcTCATTGGAAAACAGTGGTAGGCATTGCAAAGCTGGCTGCCAGACCCAAGACTATTATGGGACTTGCAAAGCCAAAGATGAAGGGAATCATCTTTGGTTATTTCAAGGTCCCTCCTATATTTTTGGTTCTGCAATATCCATGCTGTAAAACAAAGCAATAACACTCAGCAGCATTTGGACAATACAAAGATccaatttatttctttttcagaaaAGTGATCATATggaaatgttggggagggggtatTGCCATGGGGAGGCCTCGCCCAGAACATAGTTATATAGCAAAATCGCTTTCCAAGAGCCTCCCCAACCCTGATCATTGAAGAGCTTGGCCTGAGTGCTGGGGTGGTTTGCTCTAGACGAGGAAGCTATGGCTTCATGCTGTAGACTGCTGAAGGGGTCCTCCTTCCCAGGACCCAAATCCAGTATTGTGGGATGGGAGTTGTTGGGCTCACGGTGAGCACAGAATCTTCCGAGCACAGTTTTCTGGTGGCTTCACCGCCTGTCCATCCCTGGATagatcatgtccactccctcgCTGAAAGTGACCTCCTGAGATCTCTCCAGGGTTGCTTCCTTTTCTACTGGCCCCGCACTTAATTGCTTAATTGCTTAACAGTCGAGAAATTGAGCAGACGGGTGGACTTTCCACCATCACTTTTTCTGCTTGCCAAGAAATGGAAACTACTCAGGCCATTAATGGTCAGGAAAGAGAATGGGGTCTCACTTACTCATAGGAGAAATTGAAAGGATTTCTGTGGGTCCATTGGGGCTGGAGCTAGCTGCCCTTTGGGGTCTGTCTTTGGGTGCACTGCTTTGGGGGGAAACTCTGACCCCTTCCTGGGCGACCAGTTGGTGGGGCCCCTTCAGGGCCATTCCAGTGTGGGCCCCATATTGGTGGGAGGGGCCACATCGACCAGGAGATCAGGAAAGTGTCCCCCTCATTTCTCCCTCCGAGAAGAAAGGCTTCGCCAAGAAAGCAGCAGTGACGTATGCAGTTTGGGAAAGAGGCAGGCGTAGATCTTGACAGGAAAGGAGTGGCACATCCATCCTAGATTACCTGGAAGGCAAGGAGAACAAGGCAGGTGAGAACACAGCTGGCTGGTCATTCTCCAAAGAAGAGCCCTCCAGAGCATCTCACACAGCCAGACCCcctagaacataaaaacataagcccttctggatcagaccaaagcccatcaagtccagtatcagaggagcaagcctgttatattaggtgctgtggaacacaggcaggatggtgctgctgcagtcgtctttgtttgtgggattcccagaggcacctgtttggccactgtgtgaacagactgctggacttgatgggccttggtctgatccagtagggcctttcttatgttcttatgttcttaagtgttttaaccgctcctcatagggcagttgctccagtcccccagtcattttggttgctcttttctgcaccttctcaatctctgcaatatccttttttaggtgtggtgaccagaactgtacacagtatttcaactgtggtctcaccatagatttgtacaagggcagtatgatatcagcagttttatcctctattcctcatctaattatggccagcatggaatttgccttttttacagcagccgcacactgggttgacatcttcattgagctatccactaccaccccaagatccctttcttcatctgtcgctgccagcacagatcccatcagtgtatatgtgaagttgggattgtttgccccaatatgcatcacttcacacttgctcacattgaatctcatttgccattttaatgcccattcttccagtatgtagagatccttttggggctcttcacagtccgattttgttttaaccaccctaaataatttggtgtcatctgcaaacttggctacttcgctgttcaactccaactccaggtcattgatgaccaggttgaaaagcaccggtcccaacacagacccCTGagagaccccactgctcacatccctccattgtgagaactgaccattgattcctactctctgcttcctgtttttcagccacctctcaatccataagaggacttgcctcttatcccatgactttgaagtttgcttagcagtctttggtgggggactttgtcaaaagccttttggaaatccaaatatacaatgtccacaggttattgacactttcaaaaaactccaataggttagtgagacaggacctacccttacagaggCCAcattgggttttgctcagcaggcaaacattgggttttgctcagcagcttgacaattctatctttaataatgctttccatcaatttacctggaacagacgttcaGCTAaccggcctgtaatttcctggttcccctctggaacctttttaataaatgggtattacattggccattctctagtcctctgggacagaggctgatcaaagggacaatGTTACAtgtctttgttaggagttcagcaatttcccatttgagttcttgaagaactctaggatgaataccatctggtccctgtgacttgttagtttgcaggaGTGGCTTTTCAAGCTCCCCGCTCCGGAACACAGAGATGGTCTTTCCTGCTCCTCCCTTCCTGTCCACGCCCCTCACCTTCCTTTGGCACCCAGAAGCCACCAGGAGAGGagccctcccccagccccacctgTGTGTCTCCCGCTCCAAGCTCTTCGGCTGCTACAGGTGGGACTCACATCGGCCTCCGGCGTAAGTTGGCCTCATTCATCTGCCGGCTCTTGATGGTGAAGACGATGCCCACAATGATGCCCATGATGCCCACGACCAGGCCCAGGCCACACACCATGTTCTCCGCTGTCTCCGGGAGGGGCTCATCCATGTCAGCATCTGAGAAAGGAAGGCGGGTTAGCAGAGGCAAAACCGGAAACATGATCCAGCGCGCCTCCCCTGGGATTTCTTTCCTTGGGATTCTTTAAGGGTATCGCTAAGAGTTCTGCTCCCAGCTTTGACCCAAAAACCCATCATGGAGACATTCAAGGGCAGCCGTCCCAGTTTCTCCTGTACATCTGGAGGTGTTACTGTGTCATTTTTCAGAGTAAGGCATGAGCAGTGTTAACTAGATctgggccagggaagggggcttgggcaggatcagaccaaagggtAGCAGGAGAGGAAGATTAAGGGGATGAACACATGGAAAtcccttatcctgaatcaggccctcggtccatcataATCCGTcatgtctattctgactggcagcggctctccagaactTTTACATCAACCAGAGGGGCGGCTTCACCTCTTGCATTTCTGCCTATCATAAAGAACATGAAATAGATGGGGCAGCCTTCCAAGGGGAGGCTGGACAGTGGGAGACTGCTGATATTGATGCAGAGGGGTTTGGTGTgtgtttacaaaatgtataccccaccttttcgcCCTTGTCCGGGCCACCaaagctaacagattaaaaacatacacaataaaagcacatcttaaaaaccattaaaaccaacaacaaaaaacacatcatTACTCCACTCCCTGGTGAGGGGCTGGGCCAGCCCCCAGTGCTCCACTCGGCAGTAGTAGATGTCCTCGGCCTCAGGGATGAAGGTCAGGTAGGAGAACTTGCGGAAGGAATAGTCTGTGCTGGGGTAGAAGTCCGTCTCCTCCACCCGGTCCTTCACCTCCTGCCCATTCTTCAGCCAGGTCAGACTGATCACCGGGGGCGAGAACTCGTTCGCCAGGCAGACGAGCACGTTGGGCTCCCCCAGGGCCACCGGCATCTCCGGGTACACCGTCACCTTTGGGGGGACTAGAAGGGAGCGGTGTGAAACAAGTGTTTGTATTGCAGGGTCCAAGACCAAGGCCCCCTTGACAGTTCCCAAAGAGTCCCAGAATGAAACTTGCACTCACTAAAGAGGAAAGATGCCCcacaaaagccagcgtggtacagtggttaaaagctgtggactctagtctggagaactgggttcgatttcccacttcCCCATTTgcagcttactgggtgatcttgggccagtcacagttctctccggactctctcagccccacctacctcacaagggcctgttgtggggtgggggaggtgattgtaagccactttgagactcctttctgtagagaaaagcgaggtataaaaaacaacttttcttcttcttctccttagcTGAACATttcagtgtggggagggggcctgTCTGGACCCACCTGGCACAAGATGGGCTCTAGAGGCCCACCAGCCCCACAGGAAGAGCAGCAACAGGCAGCCTCTTGTGGGGGGGATCTCTCAGGAGGATGGGAAGGGGAAATGACACTGGATGGGGGGTTGAGTTCTCTGGGAAagtgggggggaatggggggataTGATCATTTGACAATCGGTAGAGGGGAGAATCGTCCCCTGTTTGAGCCATTAGTTGACCCTGACTGTTGAAAACCAGTGCGGtgtgttaattaattaattaattcattcattcatttatactccgactttctctccaatggtggcccaaagtggcttacgtcgttctcctcgcctgcattttattttaccctcacaacaaccctgtgaggcaggttaggctgagagatcttgactggcccaaggtcacccagagagcttccatgatgtgagtggagattcgaacctggatcttccggacggtgtagtggttaaagtgtcagactaggatctgggaggctcaggtttgaatcccccttcTGCCAGGGAGGCTTGCAGGGTGACTTTGAAtgagtcagcctaacctaccccaaagggttgttgtgagggtaaaatggaggagaatgatgcaagccactttggattcAAGTTGGTGAGGAAGGAAGGGCATAAAGTGGGCATAAACAAACTGGTTGGACCCTCGGAATGGATCCCAGGAGAGGGTCCCTCTTGAGGCAGGCTGGGAAGGTATCATGCCTTACAGCTACTTAGGAGCAGACTCAGGTCCGTAGGCGCATCTAAAACTAGACGGAAACCTGGCTGTCAGAACCGGATTCCCAACACGGGGAAATAAGAGGTCCTTCCTCAATTTGAggccggggagggcagagggGGCAGGTGCcaggcagaggggggggggcgtctgaGAGGTACCGTTCAGGTTATATAATGGTCTCCCTGGTCTCTATATGGCTGTTTGTAATTATTTGTATAGGTGTGGCCAAAGTATGGCCATTTTATAATTGCCTTGTATTTTGTATTGGgtgttgtagaatcatagaattatagagttggaagggaccaccagggtcatctagtccaaccccttgcacaatgcaggaaattaacaactacctccccccacatccccagtgaccccaaccctcccccccatgcaggatcccacaatcaaagcactcctgacagatggccatccagcctctgcttaaagacctccaaagacagggactccaccactctccgaggcagcgcatcccaccgtcgaacagccctcaccatcaggaagatcttcctaatgttcaggtggagtcgcttttctcttagtttaaatccattcctCCGTGTCCCAATCTCTGGAGCAACGGAGAACAAGCTGGTTCCCTCAtccacatgacagcccttcaaatatttaaacatggctaccatgtctcccctcaaccttctcttctccaaactaagcaAACCCAACTCCATAGGGCAtctggattccagacctctgaccattctggtcgccctcctctggacccgctccaacttgtccacatccttcttaagttgtggagcccaaaactggacacaggagtccaagtgaggtctgaccaatgcagaataaaatggtagtattacttcccttgaagTCCCATTTTTGTACGTGATGTTTTAGCTATTGtgccaataaataaggctatgaatgaatgaagatgaatgaatgaatgaagatgaatgaatgaatgaatgaatgaagatgaatgaataaatgaatgaatgaatgaatgaatgaatgaatgaatgaaaggtaCCGTTCTGGGCCGGGGTGTGGTTGGAGAGGCGCATGAGGGTGTCCAGGTTGCGGCGGACCACGCCCAGGGCCCCCTGGGCCCCCTCGGCCTGGACGGCGGCGAACTGCTGGAAGCGGGGCAGCCGCCAGACGGCCTTCTGGCGCTGCGGGTCCACGTGGAAGACCTCGTCGCCGTTGACCTCGTACATGAACTCGCCGGGGCCCCCCGCCGCCGAGCTCCGGCCGCGCTGCGCGAAGACCACCACCGACGTCTCGTCCTCCGCTGTCCGggccaggagagagagagagagagagagcccggCCGGGCGTGGGCCGGAGGGGGGCCGGGGCGGAGCTGCCCCCCTCGCCAGCTTGGGGGGAAATCCCTGGGGGTCTGGGGGCGGCgcctgcctggggagggggggtccgcCCTCCAacgcagccctttcctccaggggaagggaGCCCTGCAGTCCGCGGCTGCGCtcccgggagaactccagcccccgcctggaggctggcaacctccgCTCGGGGCTTgtgctctcctccctccctgcgcGCGGGAGGAGGGATC from the Euleptes europaea isolate rEulEur1 chromosome 1, rEulEur1.hap1, whole genome shotgun sequence genome contains:
- the LOC130480709 gene encoding mamu class II histocompatibility antigen, DR alpha chain-like; the protein is MAVGMGGLAEYLWLLLPLLGGLLVVPAEDETSVVVFAQRGRSSAAGGPGEFMYEVNGDEVFHVDPQRQKAVWRLPRFQQFAAVQAEGAQGALGVVRRNLDTLMRLSNHTPAQNVPPKVTVYPEMPVALGEPNVLVCLANEFSPPVISLTWLKNGQEVKDRVEETDFYPSTDYSFRKFSYLTFIPEAEDIYYCRVEHWGLAQPLTREWNADMDEPLPETAENMVCGLGLVVGIMGIIVGIVFTIKSRQMNEANLRRRPM